GCCGCGCCGCCGCCAAGCGACTGGACACCCTGCTGGGCTCGGACTCCCGGATCGAGGAGCTCGAGCAGCTGGTCGACGAGCTCGCGGCCCGCCGCGACACGGCGGCGGCCGCCCTCACGGCAGCCCGCACCGAGGCGGCCGCGGCCCTCGCCGAGGCGGTGACCGCCGAGCTCGCCCACCTGGCCATGGGCTCGGCCACGATCGAGGTCCGGGTGAGTCCGCGCGCTGCCGGACCGGCCCGCCACGGCGCCGACGACGTCGAGGTGATGCTCGCTGCCAACCCCGGCGCGCCCGCCCGTACCGTCGCCAAGGCCGCCTCCGGTGGTGAGCTGTCCCGGGTCATGCTCGCGCTCGAGGTCGTCACCGGCGCGTCCGGCGGGGTCGACGTCCCGACCTTCGTCTTCGACGAGGTCGACGCCGGGGTCGGCGGCGCGGCGGCCCTCGACGTCGGGGCGCGGCTCGCCGCGCTCGCCCGCCACGCGCAGGTGGTGGTGGTGACGCACCTGCCGCAGGTCGCGGCATACGCCGACCGGCACCTCGTCGTGCGCAAGGCCAACGACGGGCACATCACCTCCAGCGGCGTGCACGCCGTCGAGGGCGAGGAGCGGCTGCGCGAGCTGGCCCGGATGATGGCCGGCGTCGACACCGGGACCTCCCTCGAGCACGCGCGCGAGCTCGTCGAGCAGACCACCCTGCGACGGGCCGCAGCGACGAGCTGACCCCGTCCGGACCAACGCGAGACACCCCACATCCCCCGCGTGGGGCGCACGGCCGGCTGCTCCCACCATGGGAGGATGAACGAACGATGCCACTGAAGATCCCACGCCAGCGCGCCCGCGTCCCCGACAGCCCGGGGGTCCGCGGGCCGGTCCGCGTCGACGCCCGCACCAAGAACCTCACCAAGCGGCTGCGGCCCGGGGAGATCGCGGTCATCGACCACCAGGACATCGACAAGGTCAGTGCCGAGGCGCTGCTCGCCTGCCGTCCCGCGGCGGTCGTCAACGCCTCGCCCTCGATCAGCGGCCGCTACCCCAACCTCGGCCCCGAGATCCTCGTCGAGGCGGGCATCCCCCTGGTCGACAACGTCGGTCGCGACGTCATGCACGACCTGCACGAGGGCCAGCTGGTCCGCGTCGAGGGCGGGGAGGTCTGGGTCGAGGACACCGTCGTCGCCCGCGGGCAGGCCTTCGACCAGGAGCTCGTGCAGGCTGCGATGACCGAGGCCCGCGCCGGTCTCGCCGTGCAGCTCGAGGCGTTCGCCGCGAACACGATGGAGTACCTGCGCCGGGAGCGCGAGCTGCTGCTCGACGGCGTCGGCGTGCCGGACATCACCACGGACCTCGAGGGCAAGCACGCGCTGATCGTCGTCCGCGGGTACCACTACAAGGAGGACCTCAAGACCCTCCGCAGCTACATCCGCGAGTACCGGCCGGTGCTCGTCGGCGTCGACGGGGGAGCCGACGCGCTCGTCGAGGAGGGCCTCAAGCCCGACATGATCGTCGGCGACATGGACTCGGTGTCCGACGCGGCGCTGCGCTGCGGGGCCGAGATCGTCGTCCACGCCTATCGCGACGGGAACGCCCCCGGGCTGGAGCGCGTGCGTCGCCTCGGCGTCG
This genomic interval from Phycicoccus sp. M110.8 contains the following:
- the steA gene encoding putative cytokinetic ring protein SteA; this encodes MPLKIPRQRARVPDSPGVRGPVRVDARTKNLTKRLRPGEIAVIDHQDIDKVSAEALLACRPAAVVNASPSISGRYPNLGPEILVEAGIPLVDNVGRDVMHDLHEGQLVRVEGGEVWVEDTVVARGQAFDQELVQAAMTEARAGLAVQLEAFAANTMEYLRRERELLLDGVGVPDITTDLEGKHALIVVRGYHYKEDLKTLRSYIREYRPVLVGVDGGADALVEEGLKPDMIVGDMDSVSDAALRCGAEIVVHAYRDGNAPGLERVRRLGVEPVVFPATGTSEDVAMLLADDKGAELIVAVGTHATLVEFLDKGRSGMASTFLTRLRVGGKLVDAKGVSRLYRSRISNLTLIFMLLVGLSALFAALWSTTGGRALLQVLAARWDDLWSFVVGTVT